The genomic window GAGTTAGATGTTAGCGACTACCCAGTAGGCATAGCCACTAGTTCAGCTACGGTAAGTAGATCGATTAGCTTTGGCCAAGCAGACGCGGCTGTAGCCGTCGCTAATGAGGCCTCTATCGCAGACGCGGCCGCTAAAGCTATATGCAATGCAGCCGTAGGTAGTGACAGCGAGGCCGCGGTGTCTAGGGCTCTTGAGGCTGCTGATGAGTTAAAGCCCTACATTAGAGGGGCCTTAGTAATTAAGGATAAGCACGTAGGGCTAACTGGGAGGCTGCCAAGGCTCGTGAGGTTTAGGGCTTAATTTAAGCGCAACCATGTCCACAAGACGTTACTGACCGACGTAGCCCCTGCGAAATATTTATTTACTAAGGAAGGATCTCCTCCACGGAGCCTCCCCGGCCTTCACGTCAAAACTTGGCTGGGGGGTGTGGGGTGGAACTAGGCAGACACCTCATAGTAGAGCTTCAGGGCTGTGACCCTGAGAAGCTCGCTCGAGCAGAGGAAGTTGAGGGACTCTTACTTAAAGCCGCTAGGAGCTCTGAGTTAACGGTTATAGACACGAAGACCCATTACTTTAGCCCAGGTGCCACTTCCATGATGATTATAGGAGAGTCTCATCTCTCAATACATACCTGGCCGGAGTATGGCTATGCAGCATTAGACATCTTCGTGTGCGGAAGTAGAGATCCGCGGAGGGCTCTTGAGGTAATAGTTAAGGAGCTTAGGCCTAAGAAGGTTAAGGCCCTAGAAGTTAGGCGCGGAATCGATGCATTAAGAGTAGAGGAAGTCCTAGAGCTGCAGGAGTCAAGGTGAGTCGTTAAGCCTAAGTCGTCAATAAGCCCGCGGCCAGGCAGCTGGTGTCAAGCCTTAAACCACGTGAACATGTAATAGTTGAGCTCCTTAGTGGTTGGGTTTGTAGTAGCCAAGATGAACTTCTTCTTCACACTGTGGGAGAGTCTTCCAGCCCTAACAACGTCCATCGGGCTCATCTTAGCGTCCGGAGGAACCACGTGAACCAAGAATGGCGCGTGATCTATGCCTGGTCCATACTTATAGACGGCAAAGGTAGCCCCGAACTTAAGGCCGGGGCGCACAACATACCCCCTCTCCCTTAAATCTTTATACACTCTGTATCGATCTAGGAAGCCCTCTTCGTAACGCGTCCCCAGCCACTTTATCTCATCTACGCTGAGGGGGTTGTCGTTAGCATCGACCACCACGATCCTCGCCTTCTCAGCAAGGTAGAGCGCTTCAATTAGCGATAGCTCTAGGGGGCGCTCAACATCAACGTCCCTAGGCTTATCTATTCCCAAGAACTTACCATAGAAGCCCTCTTTGTAAAGCCTAGAGGCCTCCTTGACGTCCCACACTATCACCCTCCCGTTAAGTACGACCGCCTTAGGCTTGCTCTCCAAGGCCCCTCGGGAGGCAAGATAGAGGCCTGCTTAAAAGGCTGAGCTACCCTACGCGGTATAGGGCTATGAGCCTTAGGTCTTGGACGGCATCCATTATCGTGTCTGACATACTCTCCATACGCTCACACACGTCTTTAAGGAGCAAGGTTAGGGGTAGGGGGACTACTTCAAGTATCTTCGTACTTAGATCGCGGTGAAGTTTATCGACTTCCTCCTCTCCCTTTTCTATATCTCTACATATAGCGAGGGCCCTCTCAACATTGAAGCTGTAGACGAAGAGCGCTTCCTTAAGCTTCTCACAGAGCTGAAGGGTCGTCTCAGCCAGCTCGTTTATCTTGGCCACCACTTCTGATGGTGGAAACCAGCCTCTATCACAAGCCATCGACACTCTATAGGCAACGCTGTACGCTAGGTCGGCCACTTTATCTAGGTCCATAGATAACCTAATCCAGTCCTCTCTATTTAAAATGGCCGCGGAGGCCTTGGCTAAGTACTCGTAGACGTTCCTCCTGTAGTCATCAGCCTCCCCCTCCATCTGCTTAGTCCTAGAT from Candidatus Nezhaarchaeota archaeon includes these protein-coding regions:
- the speD gene encoding adenosylmethionine decarboxylase yields the protein MELGRHLIVELQGCDPEKLARAEEVEGLLLKAARSSELTVIDTKTHYFSPGATSMMIIGESHLSIHTWPEYGYAALDIFVCGSRDPRRALEVIVKELRPKKVKALEVRRGIDALRVEEVLELQESR
- the endA gene encoding tRNA-intron lyase; its protein translation is MESKPKAVVLNGRVIVWDVKEASRLYKEGFYGKFLGIDKPRDVDVERPLELSLIEALYLAEKARIVVVDANDNPLSVDEIKWLGTRYEEGFLDRYRVYKDLRERGYVVRPGLKFGATFAVYKYGPGIDHAPFLVHVVPPDAKMSPMDVVRAGRLSHSVKKKFILATTNPTTKELNYYMFTWFKA
- a CDS encoding DUF47 family protein, with product MSLIREEAPSTIERRVRDLVLEHVRRVCEAVREMVLTLESYTSMSSREVLLHLSRTKQMEGEADDYRRNVYEYLAKASAAILNREDWIRLSMDLDKVADLAYSVAYRVSMACDRGWFPPSEVVAKINELAETTLQLCEKLKEALFVYSFNVERALAICRDIEKGEEEVDKLHRDLSTKILEVVPLPLTLLLKDVCERMESMSDTIMDAVQDLRLIALYRVG